One genomic segment of Brassica napus cultivar Da-Ae chromosome A3, Da-Ae, whole genome shotgun sequence includes these proteins:
- the LOC106442761 gene encoding putative ethylene-responsive transcription factor ERF121, with protein sequence MVNPENIPSCDVKPSRLTRDQEHVIMVSALRQVISNDRGDNSSTNAVAFESLHQPFDAGPCPLCNITGCSGCAFPVHVEIDKEKKHKGVRQKPSGRWCAEIWDPSLQRRRWLGTFPTPKMAAEVYDDAAANLVKKKAARSGTLTNGEEPSIHRKDDGGR encoded by the exons ATGGTGAATCCAGAAAATATCCCCTCTTGCGATGTCAAACCTTCTCGTTTAACAAGAGATCAAGAGCATGTGATAATGGTGTCTGCTCTACGACAAGTGATATCTAACGACCGAGGTGACAATTCATCAACGAACGCGGTTGCATTCGAAAGTCTTCATCAACCTTTTGACGCTGGTCCTTGTCCTCTCTGCAATATTACCGGTTGCTCCGGTTGCGCATTCCCAGTGCATGTAGAGAtagacaaggagaagaagcaCAAAGGTGTAAGACAAAAACCATCAG GTAGATGGTGTGCGGAGATATGGGATCCGAGTTTGCAAAGAAGGAGATGGCTTGGAACGTTTCCAACACCTAAAATGGCTGCGGAGGTTTACGATGATGCGGCGGCAAATCTTGTCAAGAAAAAGGCAGCAAGAAGCGGCACATTAACGAACGGAGAGGAACCATCCATACACCGAAAAGACGACGGCGGAAGATGA
- the LOC125607212 gene encoding putative ethylene-responsive transcription factor ERF121 has product MDHSENIPSCDRKPPRLTRDQEHVIMVSALRQVISNVRGDTSSSNLVACEALHQSLDAGPCPLCSITGCLGCAFPLHKEIEKEKKHKGVRQKPSGKWSAEIWDPSLQRRRWLGTFPTAKMAAEAYNNAAAKLVKRKAARSGTMNGDEPSIHRKDDGGK; this is encoded by the exons ATGGATCATTCAGAAAATATTCCCTCTTGCGATCGTAAACCTCCTCGTTTGACAAGAGATCAAGAGCATGTGATCATGGTTTCTGCTCTACGACAAGTGATATCCAACGTCCGAGGTGACACTTCATCATCGAACTTGGTTGCATGCGAAGCTCTTCATCAATCTTTGGACGCTGGCCCTTGTCCTCTGTGCAGTATTACCGGTTGCTTAGGTTGCGCATTCCCACTGCATAAAGAgatagagaaggagaagaagcacAAAGGTGTGAGGCAAAAGCCATCag GTAAATGGTCTGCGGAGATATGGGATCCGAGTTTGCAAAGAAGGAGATGGCTTGGAACTTTTCCAACAGCTAAAATGGCAGCGGAGGCTTACAATAATGCGGCGGCTAAGCTTGTCAAAAGAAAGGCAGCAAGAAGTGGCACAATGAACGGAGATGAACCATCCATACACCGAAAAGACGACGGTGGAAaatga
- the LOC106444653 gene encoding glucan endo-1,3-beta-glucosidase 12-like, producing MRFMLTENIMAVSFLPYCLILSFFSTISITQASSGMIGVNYGRIANNLPSPENVVNLLKSQGINRIKIYDTDKNVLAALAHSRIKVVVCLPNELLSRTASDQSFADKWVRHNVRNHFPATEVEAIAVGNEVFVDPKNTTPYLVPAMKNIHTSLVKYSLGKSIKISSPIALSALANSYPPSSGSFKPDLVEPVIKPMLDLLRKTSSYLMVNAYPFFAYSGNADKISLDYALFRDNAGTVDSGNGLRYNSLFDAQLDAVYAAMSAVGFNDVKVMVTETGWPSAGDGNEIGASEANAAAYNGGLVNRVLNGNGTPLRPKEPLNVFLFALFNENQKPGPTSERNYGLFYPNERKVYAVPFAATTSTPVNRNREKTPVAHEGESWCVSNGDAAKEKLQAALDYACGEGGADCRPIQPGATCYHPKSLEAHASFAFNSYYQKNARRDGTCYFGGTAHVVTQHPRYGKCKFPTEH from the exons ATGCGTTTCATGCTTACAGAGAATATCATGGCCGTTTCCTTCCTACCTTATTGTctcattctttctttcttctcaaCCATTTCCATTACACAAGCaa GTTCGGGAATGATCGGAGTCAACTACGGTCGAATAGCTAACAATCTCCCGTCGCCGGAGAACGTAGTGAACCTCCTCAAATCACAAGGAATCAACCGTATCAAAATCTACGACACCGACAAGAACGTGCTAGCCGCGCTCGCACACTCCAGGATTAAAGTAGTCGTGTGTCTCCCCAACGAGCTTCTCTCTCGAACCGCATCCGACCAATCATTCGCCGACAAATGGGTTCGACACAACGTTAGAAACCACTTCCCGGCGACGGAGGTAGAGGCAATCGCCGTCGGTAACGAGGTCTTCGTCGATCCTAAGAACACGACGCCTTACCTTGTCCCGGCGATGAAAAACATTCACACCTCTCTAGTTAAGTATAGTCTCGGAAAATCGATCAAGATCTCGTCTCCTATCGCTCTCAGCGCGCTAGCTAACTCGTACCCGCCTTCTTCCGGTTCTTTTAAACCGGATTTGGTCGAACCGGTTATTAAACCGATGCTTGATTTGCTGCGTAAAACGTCGTCGTATCTCATGGTGAACGCTTACCCGTTCTTCGCCTACTCAGGGAACGCGGATAAAATCTCCTTGGACTACGCTCTCTTCAGAGATAACGCCGGGACTGTAGACTCCGGTAATGGGCTGAGATACAACAGTCTCTTTGACGCTCAACTTGACGCCGTTTACGCAGCCATGTCCGCCGTTGGATTCAACGACGTTAAAGTGATGGTGACGGAGACAGGTTGGCCTTCCGCGGGAGACGGGAACGAGATCGGTGCAAGCGAAGCCAACGCGGCGGCGTATAACGGCGGACTCGTGAATAGAGTGTTAAACGGTAACGGAACGCCGTTAAGACCGAAGGAGCCACTAAACGTGTTTCTATTCGCTTTGTTTAACGAGAACCAGAAGCCGGGACCCACGTCGGAGAGAAACTACGGGTTGTTTTACCCAAACGAGAGAAAAGTGTACGCCGTTCCGTTCGCCGCAACGACGTCGACGCCGGTCAACAGGAACAGAGAAAAGACTCCGGTGGCTCACGAGGGAGAATCGTGGTGCGTATCGAACGGAGACGCAGCGAAGGAAAAGCTCCAGGCAGCTCTCGATTACGCCTGCGGAGAAGGAGGAGCTGACTGCCGTCCGATCCAGCCTGGTGCCACGTGTTATCATCCTAAGTCGTTAGAGGCCCACGCTTCGTTTGCGTTTAACAGTTACTACCAGAAAAACGCACGTCGTGATGGCACGTGCTATTTTGGTGGGACTGCTCACGTGGTCACGCAACATCCTC GATACGGGAAATGCAAATTTCCCACAGAACATTGA
- the LOC106440902 gene encoding probable beta-1,3-galactosyltransferase 4 isoform X1, whose amino-acid sequence MSLKHHHHRGVELSSASKSFVSKKWTFLLCIGFFCAGTLFSDRMWPEPEANVASSREAASDERLLLMSEDCDSSKKTSLGEVYKSPDATQTLGKTISTLEMELAAARAAQESITNGSPVSDEFKLPETVTRRKYLMVVGINTAFNSRKRRDSVRATWMPPGEERKKLEEEKGIVMRFVIGHSATPGGILDRAIQAEESKHGDFLRLDHVEGYLELSAKTKSYFTTAFALWDADFYVKVDDDVHVNIATLGVELARYRTKPRVYIGCMKSGPVLAQKGVRYHEPEYWKFGEEGNKYFRHATGQLYAISRELASYISINKNVLHKYVNEDVSLGSWFLGLDVEHVDDRRLCCGTTDCEWKAQAGNMCVASFDWSCSGICRSADRMKDVHRRCGEGPNALMAASF is encoded by the exons ATGTCGTTGAAGCATCATCACCATAGAGGAGTAGAGCTGTCGTCGGCTTCAAAGAGTTTTGTCTCAAAGAAATGGACTTTCTTACTCTGCATCGGTTTCTTCTGCGCGGGAACTCTCTTCTCCGACAG AATGTGGCCAGAGCCTGAAGCCAATGTTGCATCATCAAGGGAAGCAGCTTCAGATGAACGGCTGCTCTTAATGTCAGAGGACTGTGATTCATCAAAA AAGACAAGCCTTGGAGAAGTGTACAAGAGTCCTGATGCAACTCA AACACTAGGCAAAACGATCTCGACTCTGGAAATGGAACTAGCGGCTGCAAGAGCCGCGCAAGAATCCATCACGAACGGTTCACCAGTCTCTGATGAGTTCAAGCTCCCTGAAACTGTTACCAGAAGAAAGTATCTGATGGTTGTTGGGATCAACACTGCGTTTAACAGCAGAAAGCGCAGGGATTCGGTTCGTGCTACTTGGATGCCTCCCG GTGAGGAGAGAAAGAAGCTAGAGGAAGAGAAAGGGATAGTGATGCGCTTTGTAATAGGCCATAG TGCCACTCCTGGAGGGATTCTTGATAGAGCGATTCAAGCTGAAGAAAGTAAACATGGAGACTTCTTGAGGCTG GATCACGTTGAAGGTTATCTAGAGCTGTCAGCAAAGACTAAATCTTACTTCACCACTGCTTTTGCGTTGTGGGATGCAGACTTCTACGTTAAAGTCGACGATGATGTCCATGTAAACATAG CCACGCTGGGAGTAGAGCTAGCAAGATACCGCACGAAGCCTCGAGTCTACATTGGTTGCATGAAGTCTGGACCCGTTCTTGCTCAGAA AGGAGTGAGATATCATGAGCCGGAGTACTGGAAATTTGGAGAAGAGGGTAACAAGTACTTCCGCCACGCCACTGGTCAGCTCTACGCGATCTCCAGGGAGTTAGCGTCTTACATATCTATAAACAA AAACGTACTACACAAGTATGTGAATGAGGATGTGTCTTTAGGATCATGGTTTCTTGGATTGGATGTGGAGCATGTAGATGACCGTAGGCTGTGTTGTGGTACTACAG ATTGTGAGTGGAAGGCGCAGGCGGGGAACATGTGTGTTGCGTCGTTTGATTGGAGCTGCAGTGGGATTTGTAGATCAGCTGATCGGATGAAGGATGTTCATCGGAGGTGTGGAGAAGGTCCAAACGCTCTCATGGCTGCATCATTCTGA
- the LOC106440902 gene encoding probable beta-1,3-galactosyltransferase 4 isoform X2, with amino-acid sequence MSLKHHHHRGVELSSASKSFVSKKWTFLLCIGFFCAGTLFSDRMWPEPEANVASSREAASDERLLLMSEDCDSSKTSLGEVYKSPDATQTLGKTISTLEMELAAARAAQESITNGSPVSDEFKLPETVTRRKYLMVVGINTAFNSRKRRDSVRATWMPPGEERKKLEEEKGIVMRFVIGHSATPGGILDRAIQAEESKHGDFLRLDHVEGYLELSAKTKSYFTTAFALWDADFYVKVDDDVHVNIATLGVELARYRTKPRVYIGCMKSGPVLAQKGVRYHEPEYWKFGEEGNKYFRHATGQLYAISRELASYISINKNVLHKYVNEDVSLGSWFLGLDVEHVDDRRLCCGTTDCEWKAQAGNMCVASFDWSCSGICRSADRMKDVHRRCGEGPNALMAASF; translated from the exons ATGTCGTTGAAGCATCATCACCATAGAGGAGTAGAGCTGTCGTCGGCTTCAAAGAGTTTTGTCTCAAAGAAATGGACTTTCTTACTCTGCATCGGTTTCTTCTGCGCGGGAACTCTCTTCTCCGACAG AATGTGGCCAGAGCCTGAAGCCAATGTTGCATCATCAAGGGAAGCAGCTTCAGATGAACGGCTGCTCTTAATGTCAGAGGACTGTGATTCATCAAAA ACAAGCCTTGGAGAAGTGTACAAGAGTCCTGATGCAACTCA AACACTAGGCAAAACGATCTCGACTCTGGAAATGGAACTAGCGGCTGCAAGAGCCGCGCAAGAATCCATCACGAACGGTTCACCAGTCTCTGATGAGTTCAAGCTCCCTGAAACTGTTACCAGAAGAAAGTATCTGATGGTTGTTGGGATCAACACTGCGTTTAACAGCAGAAAGCGCAGGGATTCGGTTCGTGCTACTTGGATGCCTCCCG GTGAGGAGAGAAAGAAGCTAGAGGAAGAGAAAGGGATAGTGATGCGCTTTGTAATAGGCCATAG TGCCACTCCTGGAGGGATTCTTGATAGAGCGATTCAAGCTGAAGAAAGTAAACATGGAGACTTCTTGAGGCTG GATCACGTTGAAGGTTATCTAGAGCTGTCAGCAAAGACTAAATCTTACTTCACCACTGCTTTTGCGTTGTGGGATGCAGACTTCTACGTTAAAGTCGACGATGATGTCCATGTAAACATAG CCACGCTGGGAGTAGAGCTAGCAAGATACCGCACGAAGCCTCGAGTCTACATTGGTTGCATGAAGTCTGGACCCGTTCTTGCTCAGAA AGGAGTGAGATATCATGAGCCGGAGTACTGGAAATTTGGAGAAGAGGGTAACAAGTACTTCCGCCACGCCACTGGTCAGCTCTACGCGATCTCCAGGGAGTTAGCGTCTTACATATCTATAAACAA AAACGTACTACACAAGTATGTGAATGAGGATGTGTCTTTAGGATCATGGTTTCTTGGATTGGATGTGGAGCATGTAGATGACCGTAGGCTGTGTTGTGGTACTACAG ATTGTGAGTGGAAGGCGCAGGCGGGGAACATGTGTGTTGCGTCGTTTGATTGGAGCTGCAGTGGGATTTGTAGATCAGCTGATCGGATGAAGGATGTTCATCGGAGGTGTGGAGAAGGTCCAAACGCTCTCATGGCTGCATCATTCTGA
- the LOC106444652 gene encoding ethylene-responsive transcription factor ERF120-like, which translates to MNYSENIPSCDYKAPRLRRDQEHVIMVSALRQVISNVRGDDTSSSNSVACEALHQPLEAGPCPLCGITGCYGCAFPRREEIKKETKHKGVRQKPSGKWSAEIWDPSLQGRRWLGTFPTAKMAGKAYDDAAAKLVKRKKARRGTTNEEEA; encoded by the coding sequence ATGAATTATTCAGAAAATATTCCCTCTTGCGATTACAAAGCTCCTCGTTTGAGAAGAGATCAAGAGCATGTGATCATGGTTTCTGCTCTGAGACAAGTGATATCCAACGTCAGAGGTGACGACACTTCATCATCGAACTCGGTTGCATGCGAAGCTCTTCATCAACCTTTGGAAGCTGGCCCTTGTCCTCTCTGCGGTATCACGGGTTGCTACGGTTGCGCATTCCCACGGCGTGAAGAGATAAAGAAGGAGACAAAGCACAAAGGTGTGAGGCAAAAGCCATCAGGTAAATGGTCGGCGGAGATATGGGATCCCAGTTTGCAAGGAAGAAGATGGCTTGGAACGTTTCCAACAGCTAAAATGGCAGGGAAGGCCTACGATGATGCGGCAGCTAAGcttgtcaaaagaaaaaaagcaagAAGAGGCACAACGAATGAAGAGGAAGCATGA
- the LOC106442763 gene encoding uncharacterized protein LOC106442763, with product MDTVEEGKQPLLITVTHAGDVPELRSIPSNEQISESANTSRWSFLFKLLLVVTTIGVSTAGIALIILITPTPPTVHIHSMHIAFNERHLPIWSATFSIKNPNDKLRVTYESPSVCVFHRRKHVGTVRIGAFGQSGGEGNEVVVKGDETGVIDEEAARGMEEDVAMTGSVLGLDMVFLGRVGFYPGASTVWGKQNMTAVCKNVRAMLSSDEDKLNKTKSWGLTFDDRQDCRVRLPVFP from the coding sequence ATGGACACGGTTGAAGAGGGGAAACAACCACTTCTAATCACCGTCACCCATGCCGGAGACGTTCCGGAACTCCGATCAATACCATCAAATGAACAAATATCAGAATCAGCTAACACCTCACGCTGGTCATTCCTCTTTAAACTCCTTCTCGTCGTCACAACCATCGGTGTTTCCACAGCAGGTATCGCGTTAATCATATTGATCACACCAACCCCACCAACCGTTCACATACACTCCATGCATATAGCATTCAACGAACGTCATCTCCCAATCTGGTCAGCAACGTTCTCTATCAAAAACCCCAACGATAAACTCCGTGTAACGTACGAGAGTCCCTCGGTGTGTGTGTTTCATAGAAGAAAACACGTGGGGACGGTAAGAATAGGGGCGTTCGGGCAGAGCGGTGGGGAAGGGAACGAGGTAGTTGTGAAGGGAGATGAAACCGGAGTTATCGATGAAGAGGCGGCTCGGGGAATGGAGGAGGATGTGGCGATGACGGGAAGTGTGTTAGGTCTTGATATGGTATTTCTAGGGAGGGTAGGGTTTTATCCGGGAGCTTCAACTGTATGGGGAAAGCAGAACATGACGGCTGTTTGCAAGAACGTGAGGGCTATGTTGTCTAGTGATGAGGATAAACTCAATAAGACAAAGAGTTGGGGCTTGACGTTTGATGATCGACAAGATTGTCGTGTACGTCTTCCTGTGTTTCCTTAG
- the LOC106440898 gene encoding grpE protein homolog 2, mitochondrial, giving the protein MLVSRILSRVSRSAGLGLRSSLSAAAALPARSQAPRFSSLVHDFSQKPFQGQLVAAQVFLDSFPLQRFSFSSSSTTPESSDKESNAEASKASEEKATSEANESGVDSEPSKDSRRRKGAKRAAVSESDSESDADEEEMSMDDLVKLVAEKDELLSEKEQEIKQMKDKVLRTYAEMENVMDRTRRDAENTKKYAIQNFAKSLLDVADNLGRASSVVKESFSKLDDTSKASAGAAPLLKTLLEGVEMTEKQLAEVFKKFGMEKYDPINEPFDPNRHNAVFQVPDASKPEGTVAHVLKSGYTLFDRVIRPAEVGVTQGGESEEDKKVSDA; this is encoded by the exons ATGTTGGTTTCGAGAATTCTCTCTCGAGTTTCCCGCAGCGCGGGCTTGGGCTTACGCTCCTCTCTCTCCGCCGCCGCTGCTCTTCCGGCGAGGAGCCAGGCTCCTAGATTCTCGTCCCTCGTTCACGACTTCTCTCAAAAG CCGTTTCAGGGGCAGCTTGTTGCAGCTCAGGTGTTTCTTGATTCGTTTCCACTTCAAAggttctctttttcttcttcctccaccaCTCCTGAATCAAGTGACAAGGAGAGCAACGCTGAGGCCTCGAAGGCTAGTGAAGAGAAAGCTACATCTGAGGCAAACGAGTCAGGTGTTGACTCAGAACCCTCCAAAGATTCGAGGAGGAGGAAAGGTGCTAAACGAGCTGCAGTTTCTGAGTCAGATTCCGAGAGTGATGCTGATGAGGAGGAGATGTCAATGGATGATTTGGTGAAGCTTGTAGCTGAGAAGGACGAGCTTTTGTCGGAGAAAGAGCAAGAGATTAAGCAAATGAAAGATAAAGTTCTCCGCACTTACGCAGAGATGGAGAATGTCATGGACAGAACACGGCGTGATGCTGAAAACACCAAAAAGTATGCTATTCAG AACTTTGCAAAGAGCCTTTTGGATGTGGCGGATAATCTTGGAAGAGCTTCTTCCGTTGTGAAAGAAAGCTTCTCAAAGCTTGACGACACCTCGAAAGCTTCTGCTGGAGCAGCTCCCCTCTTGAAGACACTTTTAGAAGGTGTGGAGATGACTGAGAAACAGCTTGCTGAAGTGTTTAAGAAATTTGGTATGGAGAAGTATGATCCTATCAACGAGCCGTTTGATCCGAACAGACATAACGCTGTGTTCCAAGTCCCTGATGCTTCTAAGCCTGAAGGCACAGTTGCTCATGTCTTGAAG TCTGGATACACGTTGTTTGATCGAGTTATAAGACCAGCTGAGGTTGGTGTTACTCAAGGAGGAGAGAGCGAAGAAGACAAGAAAGTGTCTGATGCCTGA
- the LOC106440901 gene encoding small ubiquitin-related modifier 1 — translation MSATQEEDKKPGDGGAHINLKVKGQDGNEVFFRIKRSTQLKKLMNAYCDRQSVDMTAIAFLFDGRRLRAEQTPDELDMEDGDEIDAMLHQTGGGVALA, via the exons ATGTCTGCAACCcaggaagaagacaagaagcCCGGAGACGGAGGAGCTCACATCAACCTCAAGGTCAAGGGTCAG GATGGGAATGAGGTTTTCTTTAGGATCAAGAGGAGCACCCAGCTGAAGAAGCTCATGAACGCTTACTGTGACAGGCAATCCGTGGACATGACCGCCATTGCCTTCTTGTTTGATGGTCGTCGTCTTCGTGCTGAGCAGACTCCCGATGAG CTTGACATGGAGGACGGTGATGAGATCGATGCCATGCTCCATCAGACTGGTGGAGGCGTTGCTCTGGCCTGA